The Roseicyclus marinus genome has a segment encoding these proteins:
- a CDS encoding hydroxymethylglutaryl-CoA lyase: MTHAASPPVPDGAHITICEVGPRDGFQIESTFIPTDKKIAIINALFAAGLRAMQVTSFVSPRAVPQLADAEAVLAGIDRPKGALITALIPNLKGAERAAACGVDAVHTVVSASETHNRKNVNRPIDASLKDFEAVCDLMLQKGIMVEGGIATAFGCPFEGVVPPEQVARIAKRYQDLGATAVGLGDTTGMATPATVRAAVQAIRAEAPGLGIGLHFHNTRGVGLACVMAGLAEGVTHYDASVGGLGGCPFAAGATGNICTEDLVYLLNESGYDTGVDLDAMITAAKLAQDIIGRELPGQVIKSGPRLRRYDPGLTATAAG; encoded by the coding sequence ATGACCCACGCCGCCTCCCCCCCCGTCCCCGACGGTGCCCATATCACCATCTGCGAGGTCGGCCCCCGCGACGGGTTCCAGATCGAATCCACCTTCATCCCGACCGACAAGAAGATCGCGATCATCAACGCGCTCTTCGCCGCCGGATTGCGCGCGATGCAGGTGACCTCCTTCGTCAGCCCCCGCGCCGTGCCGCAACTCGCCGATGCCGAAGCCGTGCTTGCCGGCATCGACCGGCCAAAGGGGGCGCTGATCACCGCCCTCATCCCCAATCTCAAGGGGGCCGAACGCGCCGCCGCCTGCGGGGTGGATGCGGTCCATACCGTCGTCTCCGCGTCAGAGACCCACAACCGCAAGAACGTGAACCGCCCCATCGACGCCTCGCTCAAGGATTTCGAGGCCGTCTGCGACCTGATGCTGCAAAAGGGGATCATGGTCGAAGGCGGCATCGCCACGGCCTTCGGCTGCCCCTTCGAGGGCGTGGTGCCCCCCGAACAGGTGGCCCGCATCGCCAAACGCTACCAGGATCTCGGCGCGACCGCCGTGGGTCTGGGCGATACCACCGGCATGGCCACCCCCGCCACCGTCCGCGCCGCCGTCCAGGCGATCCGGGCCGAGGCGCCGGGGCTGGGCATCGGCCTCCATTTCCACAACACGCGCGGTGTGGGTCTGGCCTGTGTCATGGCGGGCCTGGCCGAAGGCGTGACCCATTACGACGCCTCCGTGGGCGGCCTGGGCGGCTGCCCCTTTGCTGCCGGGGCCACCGGCAACATCTGCACCGAGGATCTGGTCTATCTCCTGAACGAAAGCGGCTATGACACGGGTGTCGACCTCGACGCGATGATCACGGCCGCGAAACTCGCCCAGGACATCATCGGCCGCGAGCTTCCGGGGCAGGTCATCAAATCCGGCCCGCGCCTGCGCCGCTACGATCCCGGCCTGACCGCCACGGCCGCAGGATGA
- a CDS encoding Bug family tripartite tricarboxylate transporter substrate binding protein gives MTVRTLTSVKLGAVLAAALTVTAAPASATECIAPSNPGGGWDFTCRTIGRVLGELGLVEGNVQVTNMPGGVGAVTFAMVAAERPDDEDLIVATSTVGVTQMAQGRYPAPLETMRYLAMLGADVGVIAVDNDSPIQSLAELTAAIAADPGSLVTGGSSGAGGWDHIRLLMVADATGTEDLSAIRWVQFDGGTDAVTQMMGGQIDVVSTDMGEIAGFVESGDIRVLAALSDDPIPAFPDIPTAISQGVDVTGYNWRGLYTGGQVSDAAYDGWVERLETLYNSDNWQTAATSAGLVPIWRGGAEFEAFVRDQAGIMEQISRDIGIIQ, from the coding sequence ATGACCGTACGTACACTGACTTCCGTGAAACTGGGGGCCGTGCTGGCGGCCGCATTGACCGTGACGGCTGCGCCCGCATCGGCGACCGAATGCATCGCGCCGTCGAACCCCGGCGGCGGCTGGGATTTCACCTGCCGCACGATCGGGCGCGTGCTGGGCGAGCTGGGTCTTGTCGAGGGCAACGTCCAGGTCACCAACATGCCCGGCGGCGTCGGGGCCGTGACCTTTGCCATGGTCGCAGCCGAGCGCCCGGATGACGAGGACCTGATCGTCGCCACCTCGACCGTCGGCGTCACGCAGATGGCGCAGGGCCGTTACCCCGCGCCGCTGGAAACCATGCGCTACCTGGCGATGCTGGGTGCCGATGTGGGCGTGATCGCGGTCGACAACGACAGCCCGATCCAGTCGCTGGCCGAGCTGACCGCCGCCATCGCGGCCGATCCGGGCTCGCTCGTGACGGGTGGTTCGTCGGGCGCTGGCGGCTGGGACCATATCCGCCTGTTGATGGTGGCCGATGCGACCGGCACCGAGGATCTGAGCGCGATCCGCTGGGTGCAGTTCGACGGCGGCACCGATGCGGTCACGCAGATGATGGGCGGCCAGATCGACGTGGTGTCGACCGACATGGGCGAGATCGCGGGCTTCGTGGAATCGGGCGATATCCGCGTCCTGGCGGCGCTGTCGGATGATCCGATCCCGGCTTTCCCGGATATCCCCACCGCGATTTCGCAGGGTGTGGACGTGACCGGCTACAACTGGCGCGGGCTTTACACCGGCGGCCAGGTGTCGGACGCGGCCTATGACGGCTGGGTCGAGCGGCTCGAGACGCTCTACAATTCGGACAACTGGCAGACGGCCGCGACCTCGGCAGGTCTGGTGCCGATCTGGCGCGGCGGTGCCGAATTCGAAGCCTTCGTCCGGGATCAGGCGGGGATCATGGAGCAGATCTCGCGCGATATCGGCATCATTCAATGA
- a CDS encoding tripartite tricarboxylate transporter TctB family protein, with product MSVRLFGAAVFAIAALYTLHSQTYQITFGDVLGPSVFPLIVGIPMMILSASLVIFPTGQVEWPGRDRLWRQAVALAAFVGYTLVMEELGFPIATAALIAIVGIVMGGAPWRAIALGAVFGPGLWALFDKVLGLPLDFLGTLFG from the coding sequence ATGAGCGTCAGGCTCTTTGGTGCCGCGGTCTTTGCGATCGCGGCACTTTATACGCTGCACTCGCAGACGTATCAGATCACCTTTGGCGACGTGCTGGGGCCGTCGGTCTTTCCGCTGATCGTGGGCATTCCGATGATGATCCTGTCGGCCTCGCTGGTGATCTTTCCGACCGGACAGGTGGAATGGCCGGGACGGGACCGTCTGTGGCGGCAGGCCGTCGCGCTGGCGGCTTTCGTCGGCTACACGCTGGTGATGGAAGAGCTGGGCTTTCCCATCGCAACGGCGGCGCTGATCGCCATCGTCGGCATCGTGATGGGGGGCGCGCCCTGGCGAGCCATCGCGCTGGGCGCGGTATTCGGCCCCGGCCTGTGGGCGCTGTTCGACAAGGTGCTGGGATTGCCGCTTGATTTTCTGGGGACGCTGTTCGGCTGA
- a CDS encoding tripartite tricarboxylate transporter permease → MEVLSLIGNGFLVALTPLNIGLLLMGCFVGTLLGALPGLGPVNGVAVLIPLTFAFGFDPTSSLILLCAVYFGCMYGGRISSILLNIPGDEPAIMTTLDGYPMAVQGQAANALAISGVASFVGATIAVIGLSLFAPVLARAAIHFGPADYFALYILAFATIGGIAGVDPRKTLLSALIGLMLATVGIDPISGVPRYTMDNFHLYDGIQPIVALVGLFAISEILLLLEKTAKERPKAIKVDRWLPQWSAIWPTRWAMLRGSGVGFVAGVLPGAGASLGSFMAYVFEKQKSNAKGTFGKGDPRGVAAPEAGNNAAAGGALIPMLSLGVPGSGTTAVLLAMLISLNVQPGPLLFERQPDLVWGLVASLYLANIALLILNLPMIGIFTRLMMTPTWALMPVVAAITFVGVYGISNSIFDLELMVFFGVIGYIMRKLDISLVPLVLGLLLGGDMERALRRAMSISAGDWGILIASPISITLYVLTAGFLALSVWLAVRDHKQSKAERLTEG, encoded by the coding sequence ATGGAAGTGCTCTCGCTGATCGGCAACGGCTTTCTGGTCGCGCTGACGCCGCTCAACATCGGCCTGTTGCTGATGGGCTGTTTCGTCGGCACGCTCTTGGGCGCGCTGCCGGGGTTGGGGCCGGTGAACGGGGTGGCGGTGCTGATCCCGCTGACATTCGCCTTTGGCTTCGATCCCACCTCGTCGCTGATCTTGCTGTGTGCGGTCTATTTCGGCTGCATGTACGGGGGGCGGATTTCGTCGATCCTGCTCAACATTCCGGGCGACGAGCCGGCGATCATGACCACGCTCGACGGCTATCCGATGGCGGTGCAGGGGCAGGCGGCCAATGCGCTGGCGATTTCGGGCGTCGCGTCGTTCGTGGGGGCGACCATCGCGGTGATCGGCCTGTCGCTGTTTGCGCCCGTGCTGGCGCGCGCGGCGATCCATTTCGGACCGGCGGATTATTTCGCGCTCTATATCCTTGCCTTTGCCACCATCGGCGGCATCGCGGGGGTCGATCCGCGCAAGACGCTGTTGTCGGCCCTGATCGGGTTGATGCTGGCTACCGTGGGCATCGACCCGATTTCGGGCGTGCCGCGCTACACGATGGACAATTTCCACCTTTATGACGGGATCCAGCCCATCGTCGCGCTGGTGGGTCTGTTCGCGATCTCGGAGATCCTGCTGCTCTTGGAAAAGACCGCCAAGGAACGGCCCAAGGCGATCAAGGTGGACCGCTGGTTGCCGCAATGGTCGGCGATCTGGCCGACGCGCTGGGCGATGCTGAGGGGCTCGGGCGTGGGCTTCGTCGCGGGCGTGTTGCCGGGGGCCGGTGCCTCGCTGGGCTCGTTCATGGCCTATGTCTTCGAAAAGCAGAAATCGAATGCCAAGGGCACGTTCGGCAAGGGTGATCCGCGCGGCGTGGCCGCCCCGGAGGCGGGGAACAACGCGGCGGCGGGCGGTGCGCTGATCCCGATGCTGTCCTTGGGCGTGCCGGGGTCGGGGACGACGGCGGTGCTGCTGGCGATGCTCATCTCGCTCAACGTCCAGCCGGGTCCGTTGTTGTTCGAGCGTCAGCCCGATCTGGTCTGGGGTCTGGTGGCGTCGCTCTACCTGGCCAATATCGCGCTTCTGATCCTGAACCTGCCGATGATCGGCATCTTTACCCGGTTGATGATGACGCCCACCTGGGCGCTGATGCCGGTGGTGGCCGCGATCACCTTTGTCGGGGTCTACGGCATCTCGAATTCGATCTTCGACCTTGAGTTGATGGTGTTTTTCGGGGTGATCGGCTACATCATGCGCAAGCTCGACATCAGCCTGGTGCCGCTGGTCCTGGGGCTTTTGCTGGGGGGTGACATGGAACGGGCGCTGCGCCGGGCGATGTCGATCTCGGCGGGGGATTGGGGCATCCTGATCGCGAGCCCGATTTCGATCACGCTTTATGTTCTGACCGCGGGCTTCTTGGCGCTGTCGGTCTGGCTGGCGGTGCGCGACCACAAGCAGAGCAAGGCCGAGCGCCTGACCGAAGGCTGA
- a CDS encoding LysR substrate-binding domain-containing protein: protein MAGGTRYDLVSLALFRSVASGGSIAQAASLHGLVPSAVSKRIADLEALVGVPLLNRHRRGVELTPAGRDLLRHAEALRDAVDRMEAEMGAHATGRRGAIRVAANSSAISQFLPEDLAEFVTAHPDLTVNLAEMTSVEVIEAVRAGRVDLGIFSGLTDAAGLSILPYRRDTLVVVMPADHPLARNRVLRLEDVVGEPFVALQAGSSIQTWIERWAEELGARIRTQVAVQSFDGVRRMVQARLGIAVLPFGAVEPYLDATRLAMVPLDEPWATRDLLLAVRDLAAVSPQTAALIATLRGQAG, encoded by the coding sequence GTGGCAGGGGGCACGCGCTACGATCTCGTGTCGCTGGCGCTGTTTCGCAGCGTGGCAAGCGGGGGCAGCATCGCGCAGGCGGCCAGCCTGCATGGGCTGGTGCCCTCGGCCGTGAGCAAAAGGATCGCGGATCTGGAGGCGCTGGTGGGTGTGCCGCTCTTGAACCGGCATCGCCGGGGGGTGGAGCTGACACCGGCGGGGCGTGACCTGCTCCGCCACGCGGAGGCCTTGCGCGATGCGGTCGACCGGATGGAGGCCGAGATGGGGGCCCATGCCACGGGTCGGCGCGGGGCGATCCGGGTGGCGGCAAATTCCTCGGCCATCTCGCAGTTTTTGCCCGAGGATCTGGCGGAATTCGTGACGGCGCATCCCGATCTGACCGTGAACCTGGCCGAGATGACGAGCGTGGAGGTGATCGAGGCGGTCCGCGCGGGAAGGGTCGATCTGGGCATATTCTCGGGGCTGACCGACGCCGCTGGCCTGTCGATCCTGCCCTATCGGCGCGACACGCTGGTCGTCGTCATGCCCGCCGACCACCCGTTGGCGCGCAACAGGGTGCTGCGGCTGGAGGATGTGGTGGGCGAGCCTTTTGTCGCGCTGCAGGCCGGAAGCTCGATCCAGACCTGGATCGAACGCTGGGCCGAGGAATTGGGCGCGCGCATCCGCACACAGGTGGCGGTGCAGAGTTTCGACGGGGTGCGGCGCATGGTTCAGGCAAGGCTGGGGATCGCGGTTCTGCCCTTTGGCGCGGTCGAGCCCTATCTGGATGCGACGCGGTTGGCGATGGTGCCGCTGGACGAGCCATGGGCCACGCGGGACCTGCTGTTGGCAGTGCGCGATTTGGCGGCGGTCAGTCCGCAGACCGCGGCCCTGATCGCGACATTGCGCGGTCAGGCGGGATGA
- a CDS encoding carboxymuconolactone decarboxylase family protein has product MGTFDEDLFEKGLARRKATLGAEYVQKSLDGADDLTRGFQEAMTAWCWGFGWGDDAIDAKTRSLMNLSMLGALGKMHEWELHCRGALNNGCTVEEIRAACHAVAIYCGVPQAHECFRVARKVLEERGLI; this is encoded by the coding sequence ATGGGAACCTTTGACGAGGATCTGTTCGAGAAGGGGTTGGCGCGGCGCAAGGCGACGCTGGGGGCCGAATATGTCCAGAAAAGCCTGGATGGCGCGGATGATCTGACGCGCGGCTTTCAGGAGGCGATGACGGCCTGGTGCTGGGGGTTCGGCTGGGGCGATGATGCGATCGACGCCAAGACGCGCAGCCTGATGAACCTGTCGATGCTGGGCGCGCTCGGCAAGATGCATGAATGGGAATTGCATTGCCGGGGCGCGCTGAACAATGGCTGCACGGTCGAGGAGATCCGCGCCGCCTGTCACGCGGTGGCGATTTATTGCGGCGTGCCGCAGGCGCATGAATGTTTCCGCGTCGCGCGCAAGGTGCTGGAGGAGCGGGGGCTGATCTGA
- a CDS encoding FMN-binding glutamate synthase family protein has translation MRFLPLVLCLCLIPAGLALSAVQPLWGGAIAAMALLASGIGLHDLLQPRRAVLKNYPISARLRFVFEHFRPEIRQYFLESDHEETPFSREQRALVYRRAKGIEGLRPFGTLRNVNEIGHEWINHSMRPTHLDSGDFRITIGGPDCTRPYASSVLNISGMSYGALSPNAIEALNKGARLGGFAHTTGEGGVSRFHRLHGGDLIWQIGSGYFGCRTPEGRFCPDAFAATAAEDQVRMIEIKLSQGAKPGHGGILPGAKVTEAIAEARGVTVGQDCVSPAAHSEFSTPLELCAFIGRLRALSDGKPIGIKLCVGHPWEVFALIKAMRQTGITPDFITIDGAEGGTGAAPVEFADHRGAPLREGLMLVHNVLTGIGLRDRVKLIVSGKIISAFDMCRLFALGADGCNIARGFMFAIGCIQAQVCHSGKCPTGVASQDPGRYRALVVADKFQRVANYHRNTLTALKEAVESAGLAAPADLSPHHLMIRVSSREVRSAASQYDWLEPRALVDGTATHPAFAKYWDKADPARFDMA, from the coding sequence ATGCGTTTTCTTCCGCTGGTCTTGTGCCTGTGCCTGATCCCTGCGGGTCTGGCCCTGTCGGCCGTGCAACCCTTGTGGGGCGGGGCGATCGCGGCGATGGCCCTTCTGGCTTCGGGCATCGGTCTCCACGACCTGCTGCAACCCCGCCGCGCGGTGCTCAAGAACTACCCGATCTCGGCCCGCCTGCGCTTCGTCTTCGAACATTTCCGCCCCGAGATCCGGCAGTATTTCCTCGAAAGCGATCACGAGGAAACGCCCTTTTCCCGCGAACAGCGCGCGCTGGTCTATCGCCGCGCCAAGGGGATCGAGGGGCTGCGCCCCTTCGGCACGCTCCGCAACGTGAACGAGATCGGGCATGAATGGATCAACCATTCCATGCGCCCCACGCATCTGGACAGCGGCGATTTCCGCATCACCATCGGCGGCCCCGATTGCACGCGTCCCTATGCGTCGTCGGTCCTGAACATCTCGGGCATGTCCTATGGCGCGCTCTCGCCCAATGCGATCGAGGCGCTGAACAAGGGCGCGCGCCTTGGCGGCTTTGCCCATACGACCGGCGAAGGCGGCGTATCGCGCTTTCACCGCCTGCATGGCGGCGATCTGATCTGGCAGATCGGCAGCGGCTATTTCGGCTGCCGCACGCCCGAAGGCCGCTTCTGCCCCGATGCCTTCGCGGCCACCGCCGCCGAGGATCAGGTCAGGATGATCGAGATCAAGCTGTCCCAAGGCGCCAAGCCCGGCCATGGCGGCATCCTGCCCGGCGCCAAGGTCACCGAAGCCATCGCCGAGGCGCGCGGCGTCACCGTCGGCCAGGATTGCGTCAGCCCCGCCGCCCATTCCGAGTTTTCCACCCCGCTCGAGCTTTGCGCCTTCATCGGCCGCCTGCGCGCCCTGTCCGATGGCAAGCCCATCGGCATCAAGCTCTGCGTCGGCCACCCGTGGGAGGTGTTCGCCCTGATCAAGGCGATGCGCCAAACCGGCATCACCCCCGATTTCATCACCATCGACGGGGCCGAGGGCGGCACCGGGGCGGCCCCCGTCGAATTCGCCGACCATCGCGGCGCACCCCTGCGCGAGGGGCTGATGCTGGTCCATAACGTGCTGACGGGCATCGGCCTGCGCGACCGGGTCAAGCTGATCGTCTCGGGCAAGATCATCAGCGCCTTCGACATGTGCCGCCTCTTCGCGCTGGGGGCCGATGGCTGCAACATCGCGCGCGGCTTCATGTTCGCCATCGGCTGCATCCAGGCCCAAGTCTGCCATTCCGGCAAATGCCCCACCGGCGTCGCCTCGCAAGATCCCGGCCGCTACCGGGCGCTGGTCGTGGCCGACAAGTTCCAGCGCGTCGCCAATTACCACCGCAACACCCTGACAGCGCTCAAGGAGGCGGTGGAATCGGCGGGCCTTGCCGCCCCCGCCGACCTCTCGCCGCATCACCTGATGATCCGCGTCTCCAGCCGCGAGGTGCGCTCGGCGGCCAGCCAATACGACTGGCTCGAACCCCGCGCGCTGGTGGATGGCACGGCCACCCATCCCGCCTTCGCCAAGTATTGGGACAAGGCCGATCCGGCCCGCTTCGACATGGCCTGA
- a CDS encoding DEAD/DEAH box helicase, translating to MIPTIAKALAERGYDTLTEVQEAVTNPDLAEADLLVSAQTGSGKTVGFGLAIAKTLLGDAERLGPPAAPLALVIAPTRELALQVQRELAWLYAEAGARVVSCIGGMDTREERRALDRGAHIVVGTPGRLRDHITRNNLDLTDIRAIVLDEADEMLDLGFREDLEFMLGEAPATRRTLMFSATVPPAIAELAKQYQRDAVRVTTVVRGSQHADIAYQVVQVAAHDVEHAIINLLRYHDAPTAIVFANTRATVARLAARLANRSLPVVTLSGELSQDERSHALQAMRDGRARVCVATDVAARGIDLPKLDLVIHADMPTNTEALLHRSGRTGRAGRKGISAMIVPDKATNKASRLLKWAKIEAEWTFAPTAEDILALDETRLLTDPLWDGPMTEGEASFAARLMAERSPEAIAMACLRLYRAGLSAPEEINAPGTAAAPRPERAPFGPSVWFELSTGHDKRAEARWLLPMLCRAGNLDKAHIGKIRVQAATTLVELAEPAVPGFVASLGAGGVLEEDVTARQLDAAPEFASQPRGPRPDRPERGERPARKPRSDAPRGDGPRPSRPAPVRDPVAEPVQSAPATPTPEPAAPRQAERAPEPKSERPAAPDRPARQDAKPPYKGEGKPPYKGDAKPPYKGAAKPAYKGEGKPPYKGEGKPAYKGEGKPRSGPGTGPRDTRGKPAWQGKDGGRGPDRTGPTDGPRKPHATEGKKEWTKPKHDHSKPAAAAPTGPRPGAADPSQRMERPGAKPRGASPGGRPGKPGPGGKPRTGGPGGKPFGTSGGKPPRKGGSTPPRRKD from the coding sequence ATGATCCCCACCATCGCCAAAGCCCTTGCCGAACGCGGCTACGACACCCTGACCGAGGTGCAGGAGGCCGTGACAAACCCCGACCTGGCCGAGGCAGATCTGCTGGTCTCCGCCCAGACCGGATCGGGCAAGACCGTGGGCTTTGGCCTCGCGATTGCCAAGACCCTGCTGGGCGATGCCGAGCGGCTGGGGCCGCCGGCAGCTCCGCTGGCGCTCGTGATCGCGCCCACCCGCGAACTGGCGCTCCAGGTGCAGCGCGAACTGGCGTGGCTTTATGCCGAGGCCGGCGCCCGCGTCGTCTCCTGCATCGGCGGCATGGACACGCGCGAGGAACGCCGCGCGCTGGATCGCGGCGCGCATATCGTCGTCGGCACGCCGGGGCGCCTGCGCGACCACATCACGCGAAACAACCTCGACCTGACCGATATCCGCGCCATCGTGCTGGACGAGGCCGACGAGATGCTCGACCTCGGCTTCCGCGAAGACCTCGAATTCATGCTGGGCGAGGCACCGGCCACCCGCCGCACGCTGATGTTCTCGGCCACCGTGCCGCCCGCCATCGCGGAACTGGCCAAGCAATACCAGCGCGACGCGGTGCGCGTGACGACCGTGGTGCGCGGCAGCCAGCATGCCGATATCGCCTACCAGGTGGTGCAGGTCGCAGCCCATGACGTGGAACATGCGATCATCAACCTGCTGCGCTACCACGATGCGCCCACCGCGATCGTTTTCGCCAATACCCGCGCCACGGTCGCGCGTCTGGCCGCACGGCTCGCCAACCGCAGCCTGCCTGTGGTGACGCTCTCGGGGGAACTCAGCCAGGATGAACGAAGCCACGCGCTGCAGGCGATGCGCGACGGGCGCGCGCGGGTCTGCGTTGCGACCGATGTGGCCGCACGCGGCATCGACCTGCCCAAGCTCGACCTGGTGATCCACGCCGACATGCCCACGAACACCGAGGCGCTCTTGCACCGCTCGGGCCGCACCGGCCGCGCCGGGCGCAAGGGGATTTCTGCCATGATCGTCCCCGACAAGGCGACGAACAAGGCGTCCCGCCTCCTGAAATGGGCCAAGATCGAGGCGGAATGGACCTTCGCCCCCACCGCCGAGGATATCCTTGCCCTCGATGAAACCCGCCTTCTGACCGATCCGCTCTGGGATGGGCCGATGACCGAGGGCGAGGCGAGCTTTGCCGCGCGCCTGATGGCCGAACGCTCGCCCGAAGCCATCGCCATGGCCTGCCTGCGCCTCTACCGCGCGGGCTTGTCCGCACCCGAGGAGATCAACGCACCGGGCACCGCCGCCGCCCCGCGCCCCGAACGCGCGCCCTTCGGCCCCTCGGTCTGGTTCGAACTGTCGACCGGCCACGACAAGCGGGCCGAGGCGCGCTGGCTTTTGCCCATGCTCTGCCGGGCGGGCAATCTCGACAAGGCGCATATCGGCAAGATCCGGGTGCAGGCGGCGACGACCTTGGTGGAACTGGCCGAACCGGCCGTTCCCGGTTTCGTCGCCAGCCTCGGGGCCGGCGGCGTGCTGGAGGAGGACGTGACCGCCCGCCAGCTTGATGCCGCCCCCGAATTCGCCAGCCAGCCGCGCGGCCCCCGGCCCGACCGGCCCGAGCGCGGCGAACGCCCGGCGCGCAAGCCCCGGTCCGATGCGCCCCGCGGCGATGGCCCGCGCCCGTCCCGTCCGGCACCGGTCAGGGACCCGGTCGCAGAGCCGGTCCAATCCGCGCCCGCAACCCCCACGCCGGAACCTGCCGCGCCCCGCCAAGCCGAGCGCGCGCCGGAACCCAAGTCGGAGCGTCCCGCCGCACCCGACCGCCCCGCGCGTCAGGATGCCAAACCGCCCTACAAGGGCGAGGGCAAACCGCCCTACAAGGGTGATGCAAAGCCCCCCTACAAGGGCGCGGCCAAACCCGCCTACAAGGGTGAGGGCAAGCCGCCCTACAAGGGCGAGGGGAAACCCGCCTACAAGGGCGAGGGCAAACCCCGCTCCGGTCCCGGCACCGGCCCAAGGGACACGCGCGGCAAGCCCGCGTGGCAGGGCAAGGATGGCGGGCGCGGCCCCGACCGTACGGGGCCGACCGACGGCCCGCGCAAACCGCACGCGACGGAGGGCAAGAAAGAGTGGACCAAGCCCAAGCATGACCATTCCAAACCCGCTGCCGCCGCCCCGACCGGCCCGCGCCCCGGTGCCGCCGACCCATCGCAGCGGATGGAACGCCCCGGGGCCAAGCCGCGCGGCGCATCGCCGGGCGGCAGACCCGGCAAGCCTGGCCCCGGCGGCAAACCCCGCACCGGCGGCCCTGGTGGCAAACCCTTCGGCACCAGCGGCGGCAAGCCCCCGCGCAAGGGCGGCAGCACCCCTCCCCGCCGCAAGGACTGA
- a CDS encoding sulfite exporter TauE/SafE family protein produces the protein MTIFDDPALLWALVAALVFAGAAIGFLAGLFGVGGGAISVPVFFEIFRALEYPPEIAMPLAVGTSLAVIIPVSVNSALGHRKHGTLDMEMLRIWAVPVLLGVILGAVIARFAPPAVFQAVFVMVASINATKLLTGGKGWQLADSLPGRAALRVAGGVIGLVSAIMGIGGGAVSNLFLTLHGVPIHRAISTSAGVGVLIAIPGTIGYVLAGLGQEGLPPTSLGFVSGAAFALTMPTSMLTTRLGVALAHKLSRRSLELAFGSFLAVVALRFVYALIFGEG, from the coding sequence ATGACAATATTCGACGATCCGGCGCTTCTTTGGGCGCTCGTTGCGGCTCTTGTGTTCGCGGGGGCCGCCATCGGGTTTCTGGCCGGGCTTTTCGGCGTGGGGGGCGGCGCGATTTCCGTGCCGGTCTTCTTCGAGATCTTCCGGGCGCTGGAGTATCCGCCCGAGATCGCCATGCCGCTGGCGGTGGGCACGTCGCTGGCGGTCATCATCCCGGTCTCGGTCAATTCCGCGCTGGGCCATCGCAAGCATGGCACGCTCGACATGGAGATGTTGCGCATCTGGGCGGTGCCGGTGCTGTTGGGGGTGATCCTTGGCGCGGTGATCGCGCGGTTTGCGCCGCCTGCGGTGTTCCAGGCCGTGTTCGTCATGGTCGCCTCGATCAATGCGACCAAGCTGTTGACGGGCGGCAAGGGGTGGCAATTGGCCGACAGCCTGCCGGGGCGCGCGGCGCTGCGGGTTGCGGGCGGGGTGATCGGCCTGGTCTCCGCGATCATGGGGATCGGGGGCGGGGCGGTGTCGAACCTGTTCCTGACGCTGCATGGCGTGCCGATCCACCGGGCGATTTCGACCTCGGCGGGGGTGGGCGTGCTGATCGCCATCCCCGGCACCATCGGCTACGTGCTGGCGGGCCTGGGGCAGGAGGGGCTGCCGCCCACCTCTCTCGGCTTCGTGTCGGGGGCGGCCTTTGCGCTGACCATGCCGACCTCGATGCTGACGACGCGGTTGGGCGTGGCGCTCGCGCACAAGCTGTCGCGGCGGAGCCTCGAGCTGGCCTTTGGCAGTTTCCTTGCGGTGGTGGCGCTCCGGTTTGTCTACGCGCTGATCTTCGGTGAGGGTTAA